The sequence AACGCAACATCGCATTCATCAACTGCTGGAAGGGCGTAAAGACCCTCCAGACGAAGAACATTGCGGCAATCAGAGTGCCCATGGCAGCGGCACCCTCCTCACTGTTCGAAGCGAGCCAAACCCCGAAAGCCAGAGTCAACACCCCGGCCAGCTGAGAGGCGGTGCTGACAACAACCTGCAGGCGCCCCAATTGGCGGTTAATCGTCAGTGCGCTGCTGGTGCTCTGAGCCGAGAGACCGCGCAACCGCTGAAGCCAGACCCACTCCAAACTGGATTGCTTGACCTCCAGAAAGCGGCTGACCAACTCCTGCTGCGCCTGAGCGATTCCGATTTCACTGGAGAGACTCAGATCAGCAGCGACGCCGTAATAACGAGCCATCACCAGGACCAAGATGGCGGTGATTCCCATCAACACCAAGGGGATCAACACCAAGGGCCCTGCGATGAGTGCAATCGCACCCAGATAGAGCAGAACAAATGGAAAGTCCAGCAGGGCCAGGGCAAGCGGTCCTTGTAGATACACCAAAAGCGCATCAAGATTGCGTTGCCGATTGCGGTAGCTGCGAGTCCCGAAGGTTTCAGTCTGGTTGGAATCCAGTCCGATCGTCTTCTCGATCAGCTTCACGCCCAATAAGGCGTCAAGGCGTGCCGCCAGCTGTGCCAACTGACTACTTCTCCATTGACGCAAGGTCCAATCCAGACCAAACAACAACAAGACGCCAAGAAACAACCAGGCTCCGGTGAAGAGGTTTTCACTGGGAATCACAACGTTGTAAACGGCCCGGATGTAGAAGGGCACAACCAGTGCCAATAGAGCAAGGGCAAAGCTGATGCCGTAGAGCAGCGAAATGCGATTCCGGAAGCGGTACAGCACCTGCTGCACCAAGGCCACGCGGTCGCTGGGAGGCGCTTCGTAAAAAACAACCAGGCTGCCGCCGACAGGCACATCTTCAATGCCAACGCGACCTTCAGCGTTGGCAGCCAACAGGCGGCCTTGCTCGTCCCGTGACAGCACATAAGGGTGCTGCTCGGGTGTCAGATAGAGCGCCGGTAGGCCGTAACCCTGTAGCTGATCCCAGCTCTGAAGAATCTCCTGGGTGCTGCCGTAGCCCAACCGCAACAGCAGGTTCCGGGCATCCACCAGGTCCATCTGGCGGGGATCAGGACCAAACAGCTCAAACAGCTGCTCTGACCGTCCCATCCACATCAACTGCTGCAACAACAGTCGCAGGC is a genomic window of Synechococcus sp. A10-1-5-1 containing:
- a CDS encoding ATP-binding cassette domain-containing protein, with amino-acid sequence MKLSRNGSDSSSRAQLIRDLTLSSDAPLAFCLRLLLQQLMWMGRSEQLFELFGPDPRQMDLVDARNLLLRLGYGSTQEILQSWDQLQGYGLPALYLTPEQHPYVLSRDEQGRLLAANAEGRVGIEDVPVGGSLVVFYEAPPSDRVALVQQVLYRFRNRISLLYGISFALALLALVVPFYIRAVYNVVIPSENLFTGAWLFLGVLLLFGLDWTLRQWRSSQLAQLAARLDALLGVKLIEKTIGLDSNQTETFGTRSYRNRQRNLDALLVYLQGPLALALLDFPFVLLYLGAIALIAGPLVLIPLVLMGITAILVLVMARYYGVAADLSLSSEIGIAQAQQELVSRFLEVKQSSLEWVWLQRLRGLSAQSTSSALTINRQLGRLQVVVSTASQLAGVLTLAFGVWLASNSEEGAAAMGTLIAAMFFVWRVFTPFQQLMNAMLRLGSMRKQFAQLDQFFKLRQSTRMAAESPHHRLYGSVLLDSGTCRLGRDSSLALTRASLSVEPGQILALTGKAGCGKSAVLRVIDQLYPLSNGSLLFDGVDYRQFSPDLIQSNIAFVMERSELLPGTVLSNLMAMNTDVTPTHVRSICDRIGILDYLESLPDGLDTSLDEAFVYQLPHGVLRLLSLAQALIKDTPILLIDDLSQGLSPDQFQIFLEALPSFRVSFFSGQPRSVVIATDNRLLLEKVDQLCILDKGVTTFQGTPEELRQRLQNRP